A stretch of Oryza brachyantha chromosome 4, ObraRS2, whole genome shotgun sequence DNA encodes these proteins:
- the LOC102701724 gene encoding early nodulin-like protein 1, which yields MHRPAMANRLVALLLFLALFAAFGERSDAITFEVGGEHGWAVPPANEAGVYNEWASKNRFLVGDSVHFKYAKDSVMVVTVDDYDKCQASHPIFFSNNGDTGVRLDRQGLFYFISGVAGHCERGQRMIIKVIGHDAPPAPAPNEASPPPPSSAPPTPPHPSGATGTGLAGAIAVAAVLLPVAVLGA from the exons ATGCAccggccggccatggcgaACCGCCTCGTCGCCCTTTTGCTGTTTCTTGCTCTCTTCGCCGCATTTGGCGAGCGTTCCGATGCCATCACCTTCGAGGTCGGTGGAGAGCACGGCTGGGCCGTGCCGCCGGCCAACGAGGCCGGCGTGTACAACGAGTGGGCGTCCAAGAACCGCTTCCTCGTCGGCGACAGCGTCC ATTTCAAGTACGCTAAGGACTCGGTGATGGTGGTGACGGTGGACGACTACGACAAGTGCCAGGCGTCGCATCCCATCTTCTTCTCCAACAACGGCGACACGGGGGTGCGGCTTGACCGGCAGGGCCTCTTCTACTTCATcagcggcgtcgccggccacTGCGAGCGCGGGCAGAGGATGATCATCAAGGTCATCGGCCACGACGCGcctcccgcgccggcgccaAACGAGGCCAGCCCGCCCCCGCCGTCGTCCGCTCCTCCTACCCCACCTCACCCCAGCGGCGCCACCGGAACCGGActcgccggcgccatcgccgtcgcagCCGTGCTGCTGCCGGTCGCAGTGCTCGGCGCCTGA
- the LOC102702006 gene encoding protein BPS1, chloroplastic-like, protein MFLTDKYHALLPFHVAGGGDHRRKVSKKKPAGGGGPGSSRFGATLAARLGSLLPLPASPLAALARLADLLALTLADAVPALAGEGDTAAVAAHLDAGVALLDACNAITARLDRLRRRRLLTRFALHLLSSSSSPPPSSIRRARAALADRDERAPASPPPPLPSLPFDQPRARISSAASVLFAVDAVSSLAAAAAAAVLCGDALQIVFPLVSGDFPWTEAFNAVSSQLAALATKAGEVEAVDEAVRKLTSVLDSEGDLDEAAVRAAAQEVEKRTEELTAPLDRLSDAVNGVFRAALCLRNAELGSMMVGPAEKTPCK, encoded by the coding sequence ATGTTCCTCACCGACAAGTACCACGCGCTTCTCCCGTTCCACGTCGCTGGCGGCGGGGATCACCGCCGGAAGGTGTCCAAGAAGAAGCCGGCGGGTGGGGGTGGTCCCGGGTCATCCCGCTTCGGCGCCACTCTCGCCGCGCGGCTCGGGAGCTTgttgccgctgccggcgtcgccgctcgcTGCGCTAGCGCGGCTCGCGGATCTGCTCGCGCTcaccctcgccgacgcggTTCCTGCGCTGGCCGGTGAGGGGGACACggcggccgtcgcggcgcaTCTCGACGCGGGGGTCGCGCTGCTCGACGCCTGCAACGCCATCACCGCGCGCCTTGATCggctccggcgccgtcgcctgcTCACCCGGTTCGCGCTCCACCtcctctcgtcgtcgtcgtccccgccgccatcctcgatccgccgcgcgcgcgccgcgctcgccgaccGTGACGAGCGCGCCCCGGCgtctcctcccccgccgctcCCTTCCCTACCGTTCGACCAACCCCGCGCCCgcatctcctccgccgcgagcgtcctcttcgccgtcgacgccgtctCCTCGCTcgcagcggcggccgcggcagcTGTCCTCTGCGGCGACGCCCTCCAGATCGTTTTTCCCCTGGTCTCCGGCGACTTCCCGTGGACCGAAGCCTTCAACGCCGTCTCCAGCCagctcgccgccctcgccaccAAAGCCGGCGAGGTGGAAGCCGTCGACGAGGCCGTCCGCAAGCTCACATCCGTCCTCGACAGCGAAGGCGACctcgacgaggcggcggtgcgcgccgccgcgcaggaGGTGGAGAAGCGGACGGAGGAGCTGACGGCGCCGCTGGACCGGCTGTCCGACGCCGTCAACGGCGTGTTCCGCGCGGCGCTGTGCCTCCGCAACGCGGAGCTCGGGAGCATGATGGTGGGACCCGCCGAAAAGACGCCGTGTAAATAG
- the LOC102702283 gene encoding small glutamine-rich tetratricopeptide repeat-containing protein 2, producing the protein MAAAGATAIPCSLASPRRPPRHRRPATPRASGEAVEIRVCTNRTCARQGGREVLAALEGLAPPRVDVSSCGCLGRCGAGPNIGASVSGGGAAVFGHVGTAARAAHLLEHLLGASEFDAAAGLAALAAREKAEAAIEKGDAAEAEALLTEAIQMNACGGLHLVYRSRSKARLSMGNVTGALADAEEATKIAPKFPQAHLSRGDALFAMEEYRAAEDAYADALDLDPSIRRTKSFRARLEKLRQKLASVDVSS; encoded by the exons atggcggcagCGGGAGCAACCGCCATCCCCTGCTCCctcgcctccccgcgccgaCCGCCTCGGCACCGGAGGCCCGCGACGCCGAGAGCTTCAGGGGAAGCGGTAGAGATTCGGGTCTGCACCAACCGCACTTGCGCGCGCCAGGGCGGGCGCGAGGTCCTGGCGGCGCTCGAgggcctcgcgccgccgcgcgtcgaCGTGTCCTCCTGCGGGTGCCTCGGCCGCTGCGGGGCGGGACCCAACATCGGCGCctccgtctccggcggcggtgccgcgGTATTCGGCCACGTGGGcaccgcggcgcgcgcggcgcatCTCCTGGAGCACCTGCTCGGCGCCTCCGAattcgacgccgccgcggggctCGCTGCCCTCGCGGCGCGGGAGAAGGCGGAGGCCGCCATCGAGAAGGGTGATGCCGCCGAAGCGGAAGCCCTCTTGACTGAG GCTATCCAGATGAATGCTTGTGGTGGCCTACACTTAGTGTATAGAAGCAG GTCTAAGGCGAGATTGTCAATGGGGAATGTCACTGGTGCGCTTGCTGACGCTGAGGAAGCAACAAAGATAGCTCCAAAATTTCCCCAG GCTCACTTGTCACGAGGGGATGCTCTATTTGCAATGGAAGAGTACCGAGCTGCAGAGGATGCTTATGCTGATGCCTTGGACCTTGATCCATCCATTCGCCGGACCAAGTCATTCAGG GCTCGCCTAGAAAAGCTACGACAGAAGCTTGCCAGTGTTGATGTTTCCTCATAG
- the LOC102715297 gene encoding ubiquinone biosynthesis protein COQ4 homolog, mitochondrial, translating to MQGARVNLKGWQQAAVAFGSAFGALLDPRRADLIAALGETTGKPAFQRVMQRMRNSAEGRDVLLERPRVISTQVSHAWDMPQNTFGAAYAQFMGSRNFSPDDRPPVRFMDTDELAYVATRAREVHDFWHVLFGLPTNLIGETALKVIEFEQMFLPMCMLSVVGGSARFNEKQRTLFFQHYFPWATKAGLKCTDLMSVYYEKHFHEDLEELRRSWGIIPCPDPKKSSL from the exons ATGCAAGGGGCGCGTGTTAATCTGAAGGGGTGGCAACAGGCAGCTGTTGCATTCGGTTCTGCATTTGGGGCCTTACTTGACCCTAGAAGAGCTGATCTGATAGCTGCTCTTGGGGAGACTACTGGGAAGCCAGCATTTCAGCGTGTGATGCAGCGGATGAGGAACAGTGCTGAAGGCAGG GATGTTCTCCTGGAGCGTCCTCGAGTTATATCCACTCAGGTTTCTCATGCTTGGGACATGCCTCAGAACACATTTGGTGCAGCATATGCTCAGTTTATGGGATCAAGGAACTTCTCACCAGATGACCGCCCACCAGTTCGTTTCATGGATACAGATGAGCTTGCGTATGTTGCGACCCGTGCCCGTGAGGTCCATGACTTTTGGCATGTGCTGTTCGGTCTTCCTACAAACCTGATTGGAGAGACTGCCCTTAAGGTCATTGAGTTTGAGCAGATGTTCCTTCCTATGTGCATGCTTTCAGTTGTTGGGGGCTCTGCTAGATTCAATGAGAAACAAAGGACACTGTTTTTCCAGCATTATTTCCCATGGGCTACAAAAGCAGGTCTTAAGTGCACAGATCTTATGTCTGTTTACTATGAGAAGCATTTTCATGAAGATTTGGAGGAATTGAGGAGGAGCTGGGGAATTATACCATGCCCTGATCCCAAAAAGAGCAGTCTTTAG